A region from the Triplophysa rosa linkage group LG4, Trosa_1v2, whole genome shotgun sequence genome encodes:
- the abca1a gene encoding phospholipid-transporting ATPase ABCA1a isoform X1: MVVFTQLGLLLWKNFTYRRRQTIQLLIEIIWPLFIFFILISVRLHYPPHEQHECHFPNKAMPSAGTLPWVQGIICNANNPCFRYPTPGETPGVVGNFNDSIISRLLTDAKKILLYSQQDKSFEGFKGLVRALRKLQRNTEGFKLKDFLRDNETLSVFLEKNASLSEHAVKEIVEANVNLEKVLIRGFGVHLRDLCNSTSLEDFVTIADKDVSQLTQNIICQSSTEWLNNAESHFLSNLDFLKPIRKDVKSDPKIIQDVSMATDSLLESLGTLAVELVSMKSWRDMRTEILYLTGNSTQSPNHMYQAVSRIVCGHPEGGGLKIKSLNWYEDHNYNALFGNHGNNSDEEPVSMYDNSSTPYCNNLMTGLESSPISRMIWRALKPLLMGKILYTPDTPATQRIIHEVNKTFQEFGVLRDLGGMWEEIRPKIFNFMENSEEMDLVRTLLQNNASARFFNAKLVGTDWRVEDVSSFLSKASEDTRPSGTSYTWREVFDETDQAIQTISRFMECVNLDKLEPVANEERLVNKSMRLLDNRKFWAGIVFPDMQLNTSELPPNVNYKIRMDIDNVERTNKIKDGYWDPGPRADPFEDLRYIWGGFSYLQDVIEHGIIRALTGSKEKIGVYIQQMPYPCYVDDMFLQVMSRSMPLFMTLAWMYSVAIIIKGVVYEKEARLKETMRIMGLDNGILWLSWFISSLIPLLISAALLVVILKMGNLLPYSDPGVVYLFLTSFAIVTIMQCFLISTLFSRANLAAACGGIIYFTLYLPYVLCVAWQDYVGFGAKVVVSLLSPVAFGYGCEYFALFEEQGVGIQWSNLLSSPLEEDNYSLTTSISLMLFDAVLYGIMTWYIEAVFPGQYGIPRPWYFPFTKSYWCGEKCGWTTSVSNNKKENAEAKCIEEEPSHLVPGVYIENLGKVYSNGKLAVDGLTLGFYEGQITSFLGHNGAGKTTTMSILTGLFPPTSGTAYIMGKDIRSDLNTIRQNLGVCPQHNVLFSMLTVEEHIWFYARLKGLPEEKVKAEMEQIVMDLGLPHKRKCRTSQLSGGMQRKLSVALAFVGGSKVVILDEPTAGVDPYSRRGIWDLLLKYRQARTIILSTHHMDEADILGDRIAIISHGKLCCVGSSLFLKTQLGTGYYLTLVKKDFDLSASSCRTSSSTVSYFKGSLKKEDSVSDSSSDAGLGSDHESETTTIDISLISNVIFKHVPTARMVEDLGHEITYVLPYKYAKAGGFVELFHEIDDRLTDLGISSYGISDTTLEEIFLKVAEDNGVDAEMSDGILPTRRNRRHAFGDHQSCLKPFTEDEFDFNDSEESRETDWLGGADGKGSYQVKGWSLKRQQFVALLWKRFLYARRSRKGFFAQIVLPAVFVCIALVFSLIVPPFGKYPSLALKPSMYDEQFTFVSNDAPQDGHTNRLLEALMDNTAHNEKCSDKQKSTSKSCSAGDAEWMTAEVPESIQDMFLEGNWSMENPSPFCECSCEGRKRMLPECPPGAGGLPPPQIQVTSSETLQNLTGRNISDYLVKTYAQIIGKSLKNKLWVNEFRYGGFSLGARSSQALPPGNEINDAITHIRKRFSLKTGAAADRFLKGLSTFIRGLDTKNNVKIWFNNKGWHSIGAFLNVMNNAVLRSNLPAGPERSKFSINAFNHPLNLTKEQLSQVALMTTSVDVLVSICVIFAMSFVPASFVVFLIQERVNKAKHMQFISGVQPFLYWLANFVWDMCNYIVPATLVIIIFVCFQQEAYVSSTNLPVLALLLLLYGWSITPLMYPASFFFKIPSTAYVVLTSINILIGINGSVSTFVLELFGSNEIGGINNILKNVFLIFPHFCLGRGLIDMVKNQAMADALERFGENRFRSPLAWDMVGKNLFAMAVEGLVFFCITVLIQYRFCIKARSVSSKLQPIGEEDEDVARERQRILGGGGQTDILEIKQLTKVYKRKQKPAVDRLCVGIPPGECFGLLGVNGAGKTSTFKMLTGDAVITSGEAYLAGKSVLTEINEVHQKMGYCPQFDAINDLLTGREHLEFYAILRGIPEKEVCEVADWGIRKLGLMKYVDKEAGSYSGGNMRKLSTAMALIGGPPVVFLDEPTTGMDPKARRALWNCILSIIKEGRSVVLTSHSMEECEALCTRMAIMVNGRFRCLGSVQHLKNRFGDGYTIILRVAGSDPQLEPVMEFIERKLPGSTLKEKHRNMLQYQLPSSLTSLARIFSILSKNKEQLHIEDYSVSQTTLDRVFVNFAKDQSDEDHLKDISVNKGDTVVDISQLKAFLIDEKAIETVV; the protein is encoded by the exons gTTTCAAACTCAAGGACTTTCTGCGTGATAATGAAACGTTGTCTGTGTTTCTCGAGAAAAATGCGTCTCTGTCCGAGCATGCAGTGAAAGAGATAGTGGAGGCCAACGTCAACTTGGAGAAG GTCCTTATTAGAGGTTTTGGAGTTCACCTCAGAGACCTGTGCAATTCTACGTCTTTGGAGGATTTTGTAACCATAGCTGATAAGGACGTGTCCCAGCTGACACAAAACATCATCTGTCAATCATCCACTGAATGGTTAAACAATGCAGAGAGCCACTTCCTGTCCAACCTCGACTTCCTGAAGCCAATACGG AAAGATGTAAAGTCTGACCCAAAGATTATCCAAGATGTGTCCATGGCAACAGACAGCCTGCTGGAGAGCTTGGGAACATTAGCCGTGGAG CTTGTGAGTATGAAGAGCTGGCGAGACATGCGAACAGAGATCCTCTACCTGACAGGAAACAGCACACAATCCCCCAACCACATGTACCAGGCCGTGTCTCGCATCGTGTGCGGTCACCCGGAGGGAGGCGGCCTCAAGATAAAGTCCCTCAACTGGTACGAGGATCACAACTATAATGCGCTGTTCGGTAACCACGGCAACAACAGCGATGAAGAGCCTGTGTCCATGTACGACAACTCCTCCA CGCCCTACTGTAACAACCTTATGACGGGTTTGGAGTCCAGTCCCATTTCTCGCATGATCTGGAGGGCTCTGAAACCATTGCTCATGGGAAAGATCTTGTACACACCAGATACACCTGCCACCCAGAGGATCATACATGAG GTCAACAAGACATTTCAAGAGTTCGGAGTGCTCAGAGATCTTGGGGGCATGTGGGAGGAGATAAGACCGAAAATCTTCAACTTCATGGAGAACAGCGAGGAGATGGACCTGGTCAGG ACACTACTGCAGAACAACGCCAGCGCTCGTTTCTTCAATGCCAAGCTGGTCGGGACAGACTGGCGCGTGGAGGATGTGTCCAGTTTCCTGTCCAAGGCCTCGGAAGACACGCGTCCCTCTGGAACATCATACACGTGGAGAGAGGTCTTCGACGAAACCGATCAGGCCATACAAACCATCTCTCGATTTAtggag TGTGTGAACCTGGATAAGCTGGAGCCGGTGGCCAATGAAGAACGCTTGGTAAATAAATCCATGCGTCTGTTGGACAACCGCAAGTTCTGGGCTGGAATCGTGTTTCCTGATATGCAGTTGAACACATCTGAACTGCCACCAAACGTCAACTATAAGATACGAATGGACATTGATAATGTGGAGCGCACCAACAAGATCAAGGACGG atacTGGGACCCTGGTCCTCGTGCTGACCCGTTTGAAGATCTGCGCTACATCTGGGGCGGATTCTCCTACCTGCAGGACGTTATTGAGCACGGTATCATCAGAGCGCTGACGGGCAGCAAAGAGAAAATTGGAGTTTACATTCAACAGATGCCTTATCCCTGCTATGTGGACGACAT GTTCCTGCAGGTCATGAGTCGCTCAATGCCTCTGTTCATGACTTTAGCCTGGATGTACTCGGTAGCGATCATCATCAAAGGTGTTGTTTACGAGAAAGAAGCCCGTCTGAAAGAGACCATGAGGATTATGGGTCTAGATAATGGAATCTTGTGGCTGAGCTGGTTTATAAGTAGTCTGATACCATTGCTCATCAGCGCCGCCCTACTGGTTGTCATCCTAAAG aTGGGCAATCTACTGCCTTACAGTGACCCAGGCGTCGTTTACTTGTTCCTGACTTCCTTCGCTATTGTGACCATCATGCAGTGTTTCCTCATCAGCACGCTTTTCTCTCGCGCTAACCTCGCGGCTGCCTGCGGAGGCATCATATACTTCACCCTCTACCTGCCTTATGTGCTGTGCGTGGCCTGGCAGGATTACGTGGGCTTTGGGGCTAAAGTGGTTGTG AGCCTCCTGTCCCCCGTTGCGTTTGGCTATGGGTGCGAGTACTTCGCTCTCTTCGAGGAACAGGGTGTAGGCATACAGTGGAGTAACCTGCTCTCCAGCCCCCTGGAGGAAGACAACTACAGTCTCACCACATCCATCTCTCTCATGCTGTTTGACGCTGTGCTGTACGGCATCATGACCTGGTACATTGAAGCCGTGTTCCCGG GCCAGTATGGCATCCCACGTCCGTGGTACTTCCCATTCACAAAGTCATACTGGTGTGGGGAGAAGTGTGGCTGGACGACATCAGTATCCAACAACAAGAAAGAAAATGCTGAAG CCAAATGTATTGAAGAGGAGCCATCTCACCTGGTTCCCGGTGTTTACATCGAGAACCTAGGTAAGGTCTATAGTAACGGGAAACTGGCGGTGGATGGTTTGACTCTGGGCTTTTATGAAGGCCAGATCACCTCCTTCCTGGGTCACAACGGTGCTGGAAAAACCACAACCAT GTCTATTCTCACTGGTCTGTTCCCACCCACCTCGGGCACAGCTTACATCATGGGCAAAGACATCCGCTCCGATCTAAACACTATTCGGCAGAACCTGGGCGTGTGTCCGCAGCATAACGTCCTGTTTAGCAT GCTCACCGTAGAGGAACACATCTGGTTCTACGCTCGCCTGAAGGGTTTGCCTGAGGAGAAGGTGAAAGCAGAGATGGAGCAGATTGTGATGGATCTCGGCCTGCCTCATAAGCGCAAGTGTCGCACCAGTCAGCTGTCAG GTGGAATGCAGAGAAAGCTGTCCGTCGCCCTGGCGTTTGTTGGAGGTTCAAAGGTCGTGATACTAGACGAACCCACCGCTGGAGTGGATCCTTATTCTCGCCGAGGCATCTGGGACCTTCTGCTAAAATATCGTCAAG CTCGCACGATCATCCTCTCAACGCACCACATGGACGAAGCCGATATCTTGGGAGATCGCATTGCCATCATCTCCCATGGAAAGCTCTGCTGTGTGGGTTCCTCGCTGTTCCTCAAGACCCAGCTGGGTACGGGATACTACCTGACGCTGGTGAAGAAAGACTTCGATCTCTCCGCGAGCTCTTGTCGAACATCCAGCAGCACCGTGTCTTATTTCAAAGGAAGTCTTAAGAAG GAGGACAGCGTGTCTGATAGCAGTTCTGATGCTGGACTGGGCAGCGACCACGAAAGTGAAACGACCACAATAG ATATCTCCCTGATCTCTAACGTGATTTTCAAGCACGTTCCCACAGCCAGAATGGTTGAAGATCTGGGTCATGAGATCACTTACGTTCTGCCCTACAAGTACGCTAAAGCCGGAGGGTTTGTGGAGCTTTTCCACGAGATCGACGATCGACTCACCGACCTCGGCATTTCAAGCTACGGCATCTCTGATACGACTCTGGAAGAG ATTTTCCTCAAAGTCGCAGAGGACAACGGGGTGGATGCTGAAATGTCAG ATGGAATTCTACCCACACGGAGAAATCGTCGACATGCTTTTGGTGACCATCAGAGCTGTCTGAAGCCCTTCACTGAAGAtgaatttgatttcaatgactCAGAAG AATCGCGTGAGACAGACTGGTTGGGCGGAGCTGATGGTAAAGGCTCGTACCAGGTGAAAGGCTGGAGTCTGAAGAGACAACAGTTCGTGGCTTTGCTCTGGAAGCGCTTCCTCTACGCCCGACGTTCCCGCAAAGGTTTCTTTGCTCAG ATTGTTCTGCCTGCTGTTTTCGTGTGCATTGCCCTGGTCTTCAGTCTCATTGTACCTCCATTTGGAAAGTATCCAAGCCTCGCTCTGAAACCCAGCATGTATGATGAGCAGTTCACCTTTGTCAG CAATGATGCACCTCAAGACGGACATACGAACAGGTTACTTGAAGCACTGATGGACAATACGGCTCACAATGAAAAATGCTCAGACAAGCAGAAATCAAC TAGCAAGTCATGTTCGGCTGGGGATGCAGAATGGATGACTGCAGAGGTTCCAGAAAGCATTCAGGATATGTTTCTGGAGGGAAACTGGAGCATGGAAAACCCGTCACCTTTTTGTGAGTGCAGCTGTGAAGGACGGAAAAGGATGCTTCCGGAATGTCCGCCAGGAGCGGGGGGTCTGCCCCCACCTCAG ATTCAAGTCACCAGTTCTGAAACCTTACAGAATCTGACAGGcagaaatatttcagattaCTTGGTGAAGACGTACGCTCAGATTATCGGCAAAAG CTTGAAGAACAAACTCTGGGTCAACGAATTCAG GTATGGTGGATTCTCATTGGGTGCTAGAAGCTCACAGGCCCTCCCGCCTGGCAATGAGATCAATGATGCCATCACTCACATTCGTAAACGCTTCAGTCTTAAAACG GGCGCTGCAGCTGATCGCTTTCTGAAAGGCCTGTCAACATTTATCCGAGGACTTGACACCAAGAACAACGTAAAG ATCTGGTTCAATAACAAGGGCTGGCACAGTATCGGAGCGTTCCTCAACGTCATGAACAATGCCGTCCTGCGCTCTAATCTCCCCGCCGGCCCCGAGCGCTCCAAATTCAGCATCAATGCGTTCAACCACCCGCTCAATCTGACCAAAGAGCAGCTCTCGCAGGTGGCCCT AATGACAACCTCAGTGGACGTCCTGGTGTCCATCTGCGTCATCTTCGCCATGTCCTTCGTCCCGGCCAGTTTTGTGGTGTTCCTCATTCAAGAGAGAGTGAATAAAGCAAAACACATGCAGTTTATCAGCGGAGTGCAGCCTTTTCTCTACTGGCTGGCCAACTTTGTCTGGGATATG TGCAACTACATTGTCCCAGCAACGTTGGTCATCATCATCTTCGTCTGTTTCCAGCAGGAGGCTTACGTGTCCTCCACCAACCTCCCTGTTCTCGCTCTACTGCTGTTGCTCTATGG GTGGTCCATAACCCCCCTGATGTACCCAGCATCATTCTTCTTTAAGATTCCCAGCACGGCATATGTGGTTTTGACAAGCATTAACATCCTCATTGGGATAAACGGCAGCGTGTCCACGTTTGTCCTGGAGCTGTTTGGCAGCAAT GAGATTGGCGGCATCAACAACATCTTGAAGAATGTGTTCTTGATCTTCCCTCACTTCTGTCTGGGCAGAGGTCTCATCGACATGGTGAAGAATCAAGCCATGGCTGATGCTCTGGAGAGATTCG GCGAGAATCGGTTCCGTTCTCCTCTGGCGTGGGACATGGTGGGCAAGAATCTCTTTGCCATGGCTGTAGAAGGCTTGGTTTTCTTCTGTATCACCGTCCTCATCCAATACCGTTTCTGCATCAAGGCCAG GTCAGTTAGCTCTAAGCTGCAGCCAATAGGAGAGGAGGATGAAGATGTGGCCAGAGAGAGGCAAAGGATTCTGGGAGGAGGCGGACAGACGGATATTCTCGAGATCAAGCAGCTCACAAAG GTGTATAAGAGGAAACAGAAACCAGCTGTAGACCGACTGTGCGTGGGCATCCCACCAGGAGAG TGTTTTGGTTTGCTCGGTGTGAACGGAGCTGGAAAGACGAGCACGTTCAAGATGCTCACCGGAGATGCTGTAATCACTAGCGGAGAGGCCTACTTGGCAGGCAAGAG CGTGTTGACAGAAATCAATGAAGTCCATCAGAAGATGGGATATTGTCCACAGTTTGATGCCATCAATGACCTGCTAACCGGCCGGGAACATCTGGAGTTTTACGCCATTCTGAGGGGCATCCCGGAGAAAGAAGTGTGCGAG GTGGCAGACTGGGGTATTCGTAAACTGGGGCTAATGAAATATGTCGACAAAGAAGCGGGAAGCTATAGTGGAGGAAACATGAGAAAACTCTCCACCGCCATGGCACTCATTGGAGGCCCACCTGTAGTTTTCCTG GACGAACCCACCACTGGGATGGACCCCAAAGCCCGACGGGCGCTGTGGAACTGCATCCTCAGCATCATTAAAGAGGGACGCTCGGTTGTTCTGACATCGCACAG TATGGAGGAGTGTGAAGCTCTCTGCACTCGTATGGCCATTATGGTCAACGGCAGGTTCCGCTGTCTGGGCAGCGTGCAGCACTTAAAGAACAG GTTCGGTGACGGGTACACCATCATCTTGCGGGTGGCAGGTTCCGATCCGCAGCTGGAGCCGGTGATGGAGTTTATTGAGCGGAAGCTGCCGGGCAGCACCCTGAAGGAGAAACACAGAAACATGCTGCAGTACCAGCTGCCATCCTCCCTCACCTCCCTCGCCCGCATCTTCAGCATTCTCTCTAAGAACAAAGAGCAGCTCCACATCGAGGACTACTCCGTCTCACAGACCACCTTAGACCGA GTGTTTGTTAATTTTGCCAAGGACCAAAGTGACGAGGACCACCTGAAAGACATTTCTGTTAACAAAGGCGATACCGTGGTGGACATTTCCCAGCTGAAGGCTTTCCTTATAGACGAGAAGGCCATAGAGACTGTCGTGTGA